From a region of the Deltaproteobacteria bacterium HGW-Deltaproteobacteria-18 genome:
- the prmC gene encoding peptide chain release factor N(5)-glutamine methyltransferase, with amino-acid sequence MHTRKSILDHWEKLLLQSGIDSPRLSAQVLLASVLGISRLDMLLEGGVPVDESCRLRMNELGSRRMEGEPVAYIVGEKEFYGFAFQVGPEVLIPRPETELILDRLVESHNRNACLSVVDIGTGSGALAVSCAKLFPNFRLVAVDISPGALMVARKNAKLHGVEDRILFLQGDLLESLRSDSFDIVLANLPYVPLATREALSREVLFHEPQIALFAGPDGLDCYRALARSLRGGMKDGALLLCEIDHSQGAAMVELFKRIAKDVRIMKDYAGLDRVVVVVF; translated from the coding sequence ATGCACACCCGCAAATCAATACTCGATCACTGGGAAAAATTGTTGCTGCAAAGCGGTATCGATTCGCCCCGCCTGTCTGCGCAGGTTCTGCTTGCGAGCGTCCTTGGGATCTCCAGGCTCGACATGCTCCTCGAGGGGGGAGTTCCTGTTGACGAGTCCTGTCGTTTGCGGATGAACGAACTCGGCAGTCGTCGAATGGAAGGCGAGCCTGTGGCCTATATCGTGGGTGAAAAGGAGTTCTATGGGTTTGCCTTTCAGGTCGGCCCCGAGGTGCTCATCCCCCGGCCTGAGACAGAGCTTATTCTCGACCGCCTGGTTGAATCACATAATCGGAATGCATGTCTGAGCGTTGTGGATATCGGGACCGGAAGCGGGGCGCTGGCCGTTTCGTGCGCCAAGCTATTTCCCAATTTTCGACTGGTTGCGGTAGACATATCTCCTGGCGCGCTGATGGTCGCCCGCAAGAATGCGAAGCTTCACGGCGTTGAGGACAGGATTTTGTTTCTCCAGGGCGATTTGCTCGAATCATTGCGCAGTGACTCGTTTGATATTGTTCTCGCGAATCTACCCTATGTGCCCCTGGCCACCCGGGAAGCACTGAGTCGAGAAGTGTTGTTTCACGAACCTCAAATCGCTCTTTTTGCCGGACCTGACGGGCTGGACTGTTATCGTGCGCTGGCCAGGTCGCTCCGTGGTGGAATGAAGGATGGTGCGTTGCTCCTGTGCGAAATTGATCACAGTCAGGGGGCGGCCATGGTGGAGTTGTTCAAAAGAATAGCCAAGGATGTCCGAATAATGAAGGATTACGCAGGTCTTGACCGGGTTGTGGTTGTTGTTTTTTAG